One genomic window of Methanosalsum zhilinae DSM 4017 includes the following:
- the gpgS gene encoding glucosyl-3-phosphoglycerate synthase codes for MDFLQEEITTIHDFCFDTDKIDQKMNDLTLTRPVVLIVPILYSEIKNEPLHNIVDQLNKCSYIKRVIIPLAADNWEEYFEVLEFFEFLKVPHMVIWCNGPRVENILKNMKEKALDITSFKGKGKDVWIAIGVASLNSYAIALHDADIVNYTKDFPSKLLYPIVNPEMDFFFNKGYYARIDPENKIMYGRVYRLFVRPLIEALRIEVGYQSELLQYMQAFRYLLSGEFAMTTDMALNIRIPGDWGLEVGILAEMYRNATLKRICQIDLGFYEHKHQPLGKSKEEGLRKMSRDILTTLLRVVSETTSASSQEVSIPFLHSVRIKYKRMAQDLIRQYNTDALCNGINYNRHMEERYVDVFAEIIMKGGEEYLDDPVDVLMPDWKRALSAMPDLRTRIQEAALADAAEYEKSSAE; via the coding sequence ATGGATTTTTTACAGGAAGAGATTACCACAATCCACGATTTTTGCTTTGATACTGATAAGATCGATCAGAAAATGAATGATCTAACACTTACAAGACCGGTTGTCCTCATAGTTCCAATACTATATAGTGAAATAAAAAATGAGCCATTGCACAATATTGTCGACCAGTTGAACAAATGCAGTTATATCAAACGAGTCATCATACCACTGGCAGCCGATAATTGGGAGGAATATTTTGAAGTTCTTGAATTTTTTGAATTCCTAAAAGTCCCTCATATGGTTATATGGTGTAATGGTCCAAGGGTTGAAAATATCCTTAAAAATATGAAAGAAAAAGCACTGGATATAACTTCATTCAAGGGTAAGGGCAAGGATGTATGGATTGCAATTGGTGTTGCAAGTCTCAACAGCTATGCAATAGCACTCCACGATGCAGACATTGTCAATTATACAAAAGATTTTCCTTCAAAGTTGCTGTACCCTATAGTTAACCCTGAGATGGACTTTTTTTTCAATAAAGGATATTACGCCAGAATAGACCCTGAGAATAAGATAATGTATGGCCGGGTTTATCGCCTTTTTGTGCGTCCTTTGATAGAGGCCCTTAGGATTGAAGTGGGATATCAGTCTGAGTTGCTTCAGTATATGCAGGCATTTAGATATCTTCTCTCAGGAGAATTTGCAATGACGACCGATATGGCGCTCAACATTAGAATTCCGGGAGATTGGGGGCTGGAAGTTGGAATTCTTGCAGAAATGTACAGAAACGCCACCCTTAAAAGAATATGTCAGATAGACCTTGGTTTTTATGAGCACAAGCATCAGCCTCTTGGAAAGAGTAAGGAGGAAGGACTTCGTAAAATGTCCAGAGATATTCTCACAACCCTTTTAAGGGTAGTCAGTGAAACAACAAGTGCAAGCAGTCAGGAAGTTTCCATTCCATTTCTGCATAGTGTCAGGATCAAATATAAAAGGATGGCACAGGATCTTATAAGGCAGTACAACACTGACGCTCTCTGCAATGGGATAAATTACAACAGACATATGGAAGAGAGATATGTAGATGTATTTGCTGAAATAATTATGAAGGGAGGGGAAGAGTACCTGGACGATCCGGTAGATGTACTGATGCCCGACTGGAAAAGGGCGCTTTCAGCCATGCCTGACCTCAGGACAAGGATTCAGGAAGCAGCTCTGGCTGATGCAGCAGAATATGAAAAATCATCTGCTGAATGA
- a CDS encoding DUF1699 family protein, with the protein MKIRVVSSRNEIQELNPGEKVIHLAFRPSNKDIFTLVQRCPDVEVIQLPGSYRRTVSKSIEMFLEMQGIRLIEGDVWGHRKDINEYYTVSPTIKEKINALRDEGKSDSQIIEKLSRETKINEDMLIYILENE; encoded by the coding sequence ATGAAAATAAGAGTGGTTAGTTCAAGAAATGAAATTCAGGAACTCAATCCTGGAGAGAAAGTTATACACCTTGCATTCAGGCCATCCAATAAAGATATTTTTACACTTGTGCAAAGATGTCCTGATGTTGAAGTTATTCAGTTACCCGGATCTTACAGAAGGACCGTATCCAAATCAATTGAAATGTTTCTTGAAATGCAGGGGATCAGACTGATTGAAGGGGATGTATGGGGTCACCGAAAAGACATAAATGAATACTACACAGTATCTCCTACAATAAAAGAGAAAATAAATGCTCTTCGGGATGAAGGAAAATCTGACTCACAGATTATTGAGAAACTCTCACGGGAGACCAAGATCAATGAGGATATGTTAATATATATACTGGAAAATGAATAA
- the hisD gene encoding histidinol dehydrogenase yields the protein MLYNKLQDISEEEIDSLLNRGGELTEVKSQVEPILTDIRNRGDSALNFYTKKFDGAEIEQFEISPEEIENAFHKIDEKLIRNLKKAAENIRKFHFAQLPEKLWFIEIEPGVELGQKFSPLENVGAYVPGGRASYPSTALMTIIPAKVAGVKNVIMCTPPGADGTINPLTLAAAKIAGADHVYRVGGVQAIGAMAYGTETIKKVDKIVGPGNVYVTTAKMLVRDKAEIDFPAGPSEVLIIADESADARMVASDIVAQSEHDPQAVSVLITTSDILAKEVKDEVIRQSAAAKRHEIIDKSLENSAILITDTVQSCIEFSNRFAPEHLEIVVSDPESVLEGIENAGSIFVGSYAPVSAGDYASGTNHVLPTAGYAKIYSGLNINHFIKYLTIQKITKKGLENICDPIISIAEEEGLYSHADAVRLRFDH from the coding sequence ATGCTATACAATAAACTCCAGGATATCAGTGAGGAGGAGATAGATAGCCTGCTTAATCGCGGCGGTGAACTGACAGAAGTTAAGAGCCAGGTAGAACCGATACTGACTGATATTAGAAACAGGGGTGACTCTGCCCTTAATTTTTATACAAAGAAGTTCGATGGTGCAGAGATTGAACAGTTCGAAATAAGTCCCGAGGAGATAGAAAACGCCTTTCACAAGATCGATGAGAAACTGATCCGTAATCTCAAAAAAGCAGCAGAGAACATAAGGAAATTCCATTTTGCACAATTACCTGAAAAATTGTGGTTTATTGAAATTGAACCTGGTGTAGAGCTGGGGCAGAAATTTAGTCCTCTTGAAAATGTTGGTGCGTACGTTCCCGGTGGCAGAGCCTCCTATCCATCGACTGCGCTGATGACTATAATTCCTGCAAAAGTCGCTGGTGTGAAAAATGTGATCATGTGTACTCCACCAGGAGCTGACGGCACTATCAACCCTCTGACACTTGCTGCTGCAAAGATCGCAGGTGCCGATCATGTATACAGGGTTGGTGGAGTGCAAGCAATTGGAGCAATGGCTTATGGTACTGAGACCATCAAAAAAGTTGATAAGATCGTTGGCCCTGGGAATGTATATGTTACTACAGCTAAAATGCTTGTAAGGGATAAAGCGGAAATAGATTTTCCTGCAGGCCCCAGTGAAGTGTTGATCATTGCAGATGAATCAGCAGATGCAAGAATGGTAGCTTCAGACATTGTTGCACAGTCAGAACATGATCCACAAGCCGTCTCTGTTCTGATTACAACATCTGATATACTTGCAAAAGAGGTCAAAGATGAAGTAATTAGGCAATCTGCTGCTGCAAAAAGACATGAGATAATAGATAAATCACTGGAGAATTCTGCGATTCTGATCACTGATACTGTCCAGTCATGCATTGAATTCTCCAACAGGTTTGCACCAGAGCATCTGGAAATTGTGGTTTCAGATCCTGAAAGTGTCCTGGAGGGCATTGAGAATGCAGGATCGATTTTTGTTGGCAGTTATGCACCTGTATCTGCCGGAGACTATGCATCTGGAACCAATCACGTACTTCCAACTGCTGGATATGCAAAGATCTACTCAGGTCTTAATATCAATCATTTTATAAAATATTTAACAATCCAGAAGATCACTAAAAAGGGGCTGGAAAATATCTGTGATCCAATTATTTCAATTGCAGAAGAAGAAGGATTATATTCCCATGCTGATGCCGTGAGATTAAGATTTGATCACTGA